In the genome of Astatotilapia calliptera chromosome 18, fAstCal1.2, whole genome shotgun sequence, the window ataaaaagcagaaataggatgattaagcataaacactacatttagtagaaatactatgtttgagcaaaaatcctataaaaagcagaaatactatattaggcacaaatcccataaaaagcagaaatagtatgattaagcataaatactacatttagtagaaatactatgttttagcacaaatagtataaaaagcagaaatattgtaatttagcagaaatactatattaggcacaaatcttataaaatagcagaaatagtattatttagcacaatagtaataagttaaacagaaaaattggaaaagcaaaatggacagctgaaaaaatgctgaacatgctgagggtccctcaaatatacttgttaaatgaaaaaatcagcaaaaaaatgcacagggagagagaagtaagtttctaggtcagcctgggagctgctgaatttgaatccaccaatcagagagcctgtgtactttttcccgccaaaacatgtgcctctttttacacacgcagcacagagaggcacaggattattgcagcctatttctcatagtgacgactcccctcaaacaaatgaaaataatttcctaaccgtaggggctagagcggtcattcttacaccgttttgttcagaagagatgggggaatcttccagtgtttacaatttatcattaaaatatgaattattaaagatatttgacttctaatgcaccataactgagtagagcgaagcaaaaactgccttgacttgccctcaaacaacgctttctaactcgaaatctatttggagtatcgatatcattctttcaccgtaagagacagcagggtttggtgaacaatcatggaaattttcaggtctctgtggaaatccaacaaaaagttatgacgagagaaaaaagtggttcatttccacagtttgaaatctgaagaaatctgagcgaaggacaaatttcctaccctcaaacaagtccaactcatttcagaacggtaataggtgagaaaataattcttgaattgtgagcgtcacgagtgtctgaagatataccgggacaagcctcatgtcttaactttgcttcgttaaggagatatgacgattcgaatatgcctctcattacagaaatgcagcggtgattttgaacaaactctccattgactttatatggagagttttctgaccttgtgttagtctgaggagatttgccaaaattatataaatcccacaacaatgatggtgacattttctgaaagccagcaaaaatacctacgttttgatgtataatttgtggaagttgagtgaaaattgagcaagtagcaggaagttgttcggacatgaagtgaaaattgcaaaaccttcagtggcacactggaagccaagagcatagcaaccataacaacacatgtattttgtgaaaaatcacaattttgcaactcaaaactttaagaggcataaaagtaaaacagtaaaagatttgaaaaagctgaatcatacctgaatagcccaataatttgtgaacattttaaaatttgaatggttgttctaggtgaaagtatgaggaagtagttaagtttcaaaaacaagcaaattttagcagaattgctgaagtttcccattcatttcaatgggacaaattaaaggaaaaaagcttaatattttaaaaagtataatagcaaaaaatagcaaaagtcatagccggaaagagcaaaaatagcagaatagtttaaaatttgaacggtgaaaatcggctgaaaattgtggaagtagttctacggcgaaaagtgtacggaagcaacttgaagaataataataataaagaataaagagaaacaggaactcaatagtgtggatgcttaaagcatccacacaataataataaagaataaagagaaacaggaactcaatagtgtggatgcttaaagcatccacacaataaagataataaagaataaagagaaacaggaactcaatagtgtggatgcttaaagcatccacacaataataataataaagaataaagagaaacaggaactcaatagtgtggatgcttaaagcatccacacaataataataaagaataaagagaaacaggaactcaatagtgtggatgcttaaagcatccacacaattaaaGATTTAGGGATAGCCTGACAGGAGTAATTATCCAAAGCTGAAATGCTCAAGCCTTACtggtaattaaaaaataatttccaagTATCAGGTGGCTTCCCTTTGACAATTGCGTAGGTTACCATGCAATTAAAGATACCTATAATTAGCACCATGTTGTTAATTAGTGACAACTTGAAGCACTGGTCTCCTTTCTTGACTGTTGCTGCGTTCATTAGCATCCTCACATTTGACCATGTTGTCAGTCTTGGAACAATTACAAACAAAGCTGGGTTTAAAGGCAACAGATGCTGGAAATTTCCCTCGACACACTGGTAAACAAAATGAGTAATCTCGGGTCTAACCACTCACCTTAGATGCAGAAATTTATTGAAACGTAACCACGCATGTCAAAGGGTTCAGCTGTCACTGAAATTGCAATTCGTTTGTCAGAAAGAAGCAGCAGTTAATGTCAAAGTGTCTGAACTTTCTGAAGCTCTAACTTGGTACTTAAAAAGGTCTGCAAGCAGAGtaaatgcaaacacaacaagctgtgCTTCTGAGGCAGACTCTTTTAGTCTTTACATGTCTTGAgccaaactgaaaacatttaaccAGGCAGGCTTTGCTTTATTATGTCACAAAAGTCAAAATCTTGCCAACAGTGAACAGTGACTATTACTGGTAATAGCAGCACATTCTGTTCTGCTCAACTGTTGCCTTTCCCCTCTTCTTTCGTTTCTCCGTGTGCCTCTCATTAAACCTTCTATACTGCATGCAGCAGTGAGAAGCCCAGCGGTGTCCCTTGTTAACTAAGTTATCAGTGTGGCTACAATGAGCAAGCAGGAGGACTCCCTCTGCTCCACTGTGGACTAGCTCTGCCAGGccataataaaataattcaccAAGAGACCATCTCCCATTGGGAGGTTAAGGGGTCTCTCTGCATCAATTAACATGTGGTGGACTCGTGGAACAAGCCTGGTGAAGACTAATAGCCAGGCAAGTGTGAAATCACCTTGCCCCGGCCAGCAGTCATGTGCATTGGTAAGTGAAAATGAGTTTTCAGAATTGGAAAAAGAGAGCAGGCTCAGAtggaacagagagagaacagaTTACCATGGATACCGAGCTAGCCGCTGAAATCAATAATCTTAGGTGTTTTGAATGAGCTTTTGTGCAATTGTTTAGACCATCTCAAATAATGGTTTGTCCTGCTCCACCCAGAAAAAGGGCATTAATTACTTTGGCTTAACTACAAAGGCTCCTTACAATGAGAAACCTAGTTTTGCAACGAGACATTATGCAAAAGATGACTTGCTTTCAACCGCATGTCCTCACCTGGTAGAAGTTGGGCCAGTAGGTGCTGATAGCCAACTCCACCTGTCCCCAGGAGCGAGAGGCTGGACCCGACACGTTCCAAACAGGCATCCCCATCGGActattgttttctttaatataGACATTTAAGTGGCCGGGATGGCTGTTGTCTCTGCCTCCTATATAGTAGTGGAAGATGACACAGTGTGTGTCGTTCTCCTTCAGCTGGGGTGTCAGCAGCAGGGCCTTCTGTCCTGCGAAGCGTCCTGATGTGTTCACCATCATAAAGGTTGACCCTGCAACATGAGCAAGTAGTGTAATCATGGGTTAAGAAGGTTTTTATACAAAATACCAGTAGAAACTCGgtcaattaattttttttttgttacacaaTCCTAGCCTATAGTCATGTAAAAAGGGGTACAAAGTCAATCTCTGTAAATGCTGCAGTACTAACTTAAATAACttaatataaattatttatttaatctaagATTAGGGAGACGTTACTGTGAGAATTTTTGAGCAATCCAATTTTAGTCACATAGCTACAAGTCACAATAGTCGCCTCGAGGTGCTTTATAGTGTAAGGTAAACACCCTACAATGATGCTAATAATATATAATGATTGTTATATATTATTAGCATAGAAGATGTAACTAATTAAAGGTCATGAATAAGCTGCAGAATATAGAGAGCAAGCATAATAACTTATTTAAAGTAGTGTATaagttaaaaagtaaagaaaggtTAAACTAGCTCACTAACAGAGTTAAGAGTTAAGCTAATGTGTTTTCCAAAACTATGCAGAAGCATTTGACATTAATCAAAAGTATGGATAAACAAATAGAATTGTTTAGGTAAACAGTTGAAATAGCCATGTAGAATTAGAAGCTAGAAATTATTGGGTAAAAGTAAAGGTAGCATTTAAAACCATTAGCTAATGGTAAACAACTAAAAGTGATCACTAGAAAATGAATAAGGCGTTTAGCATCCCAGGGCTTTGGATGTGGCATGGTTATTGACAAGCTGAACAGAATATTtcacaacacacaaaaaacaaccatCACTAGggttttacagagaatggtctggaaaaataaaatctagGGAGCAGCAGTTTTCTTGAATACAGTGTATTTAGGTACACTTGATTGAGCGGCTTGTAATGTCTTTCAACTGAAATGTAATGATAAATTCCAAAAGTAATtggaaaagtctttttttaataatacttGTGATATATCATCATTAGCCAAAAAAATCTGGTCTGTTTCTTTGgtccaaagtcaaacaaagcaACAACTAATGGATGTActagaaaaacattttatgtaGCCCTTAATTATTAATCCTGTTACGCATTAAGTCAGATTTCTACTGCATATAATGTTCACAAAGTCTAAGAATGAAGACAGCATCAGACCAGTGTCTGATTTCTTGGTGTGCGCTTTGCGTAACAAATGGCATAATAATAATTTCCTCTGAAGTTTTCATTTGACAGCCACGCTACATGTAAGAGGTGCTTCGTAAGGCTTGGGACGATGTTGCAGCAGATTTGATCGACTAATTAAGTCCCTGTTAATTGTGTGACAACACAACTTGGAGCTGTTGGTGTGCGTAgttataaacaaaacaaagctttcCAAgacaataaaactaaaactagcaATCGGATCATGAGCTGCAGCAGTCACTGCagttaataaatgaaatgaaaggaaCAATCTTATAAAGGGACGTAGAGAACAGATAAATGGCT includes:
- the ptprma gene encoding protein tyrosine phosphatase receptor type Ma encodes the protein MDKVINCLFAALTLLLSARGEVFKGDCTFEKPLAVCGYSQGRDDDLDWEQVNTREKSPSDPWMPSGSTFMMVNTSGRFAGQKALLLTPQLKENDTHCVIFHYYIGGRDNSHPGHLNVYIKENNSPMGMPVWNVSGPASRSWGQVELAISTYWPNFYQVRTCG